The sequence ACACCGGGATCTTCTGCCAATTCGTCAACTGTGGATCTCACCCAAACATTCACACCTTTCCAAGCTCAAGTTACTTCGCAAAGCTATGTGGATACTACAGCTCTTTTGCATAATGCCCATAATGTACCAAGCCATAGTGTGCTGCATTCAAAGCCTTCCAATGTGTCAAAGGGGTTAGTTGAAGCAAACTTACCGTATACGCATAGGATCGGTGATAGTTTGCAGGGATCTCCTCAGCGCATTCATAATACACAGTTCGCTGCTGCTGAGCCTCAAATGGCTTCTTTGAGAAGAGTTAGAACAGACCAGCATACAAACGAAAAGGCTTTGAAGAGTCAGCAGATTTTAGAGAAAAAGTCTACGGCCTACACTCCACAATTTGGACAGAACCATAGCGTTCCAATGGAAAAGTCTAATTCGAATGTGCCATCTTTATTTGCCGACTTCCCTGCTCCACCCAAACTTGGAACAGTGCCGTCTAATTATGTGTCTAGTCCTGACTTAGTAAGAAGGGAGTCTATCATATCTACCGGATCAgaatttcttcctcctccCAAAATTGGGGTACCTACTAAAGCTAATTCCTCGCAGGGATCGCTTATGTACTCACCAAGTGTGGAAGCTTTGCCTATCGACCCTGTCGTCCCGCAAGTTCATGAGACGGGATACAATGATTTTGGTAACAAACATTCTCAAAAAAGTATGCCTGAAGATGAATCTCACACATCACATGATAATAGCAATGCTGATCAAAATACATTAAAAGACTCTGCAGATGTTACAGATGAAACAATGGATATTGAAGGACCTGGCTTCAACGATGTGAAGAATCTTCTTCCTATGGAGCCCAACCACCAGCCTACGTCTACAGTAAATCCTATACAAACTATTAGTGACGATATCCAACCGATTCTTCAAACTAACGTGGAGGTCCGGGGTACTGATGCATcgaaaatggaaaattcaCTTCCCtccattgaaaatgaaagaagtaGCGAGGAGCAGCCAGAAaacatttcaaaatcagCATCATCAGCATATTTACCATCAACTGGTGGATTGTCACTCGAAAACAGACCGCTAACTCAGGATGAAAACAGTATCTCAGAGACAGTTCAATCCACATACTTGCCAGCAGGAAGTATTTCAATGGAAGCTAAACCAATTTCTCAAGTGCAAGATGTTCCAAGAAATGTTAATAATAAAGCATCCAAACTTGTGGAGCAACATATGGCACCACCAAAGCCAAAAAGTACTGACGCAACCAAAATGAACTACTCACCATACGTGCCTCAATCAACTGCCGCTAGTGCAGATGGCGATGAATCAACGATTCTGAAAACATCGCCTGCTATATATGCAAGAACTCACCAAGCACATGCATCCAATCCATCACAATACTTTCCTTTGGTCAACCAAGCAAATGAAACTGCTTCATTCGAATTATCTGAATCAACATCCCAGGCACAAAGTAATGGAAATGTTGCTTCAGAAAATAGATTCAGCCCAATAAAGAAAGCCGAAGTCGTCGAGAAAGACACTTTTCAACCTACTATTAGGAAGGCTTCAACTAACCAATACAGGGCTTTTAAACCGTTGGAATCAGATGCGGATAAATACAATGACGttattgaagatgaatcCGATGACGACAATATGTCTACTGATGAGGCAAAGAAcagaaaggaagaaaaaaagaatgtgaatatgaaaaaggaaacaaaacCAAGTAACAAGGACATAGATGACAAGTCTAATGGTTGGTTTGGTTGGTTGAAGAAAGATACTGGCGACAAAAAAGTGTATAAGGCCAAGCTAGGTCATAAAAACACACTATActatgatgaaaaattgaaacgTTGGGTGAATAAGGACGCAACCgaagaggaaaaacaaaaaattattgaaagtTCGGCACCACCACCTCCTCCAATCGTGAAACGTAAAGATGGCGGCCCAAAGACAAAGCCACGTTCAGGCCCCATCAATAATTCCCTACCTCCAGTACATGCCACATCAGTTATTCCGAACAATCCAATCACTGGTGAGCCTTTGCCGATCAAAACATCCCCTTCTCCTACAGGACCCAATCCAAACAATTCTCCATCACCATCCTCTCCCATATCAAGGATTTCTGGCGTAAACTTGACTAGCAAAAAGGCAAACGGTTTGGATGATTTATTGAGTTTGGCAGGAGGACCCAAACCAGCAAGTACgagaaggaagaagaaaacagcGAGAGGCTATGTTAATGTAATGGATAACATACAATAATTATAGTAATAcgtttttctttcatgGTACCCTTATGCCTTCCCTTTTCTTGATGTATATTATATACTTATAAAAACCGTAgtaaattttattaaaacAATGATTACAGGAATCCGTATTTAGGTTATGCATCGTTGTCAGTAAGAAATCAGATGAATGCGATCTGAAACTTTGCTtatactaatattattcTATCATACctcattttcttgcttCGATTAATGCAGGACGCCGGTTCCGGGTTAGGATCACCGAGAAACAGAAAGCAAGCAAGGCTTCAGTTACAATTCGAAGAAGTACTAAGGGGGTTGTCGTggaaaaatcttgaatCAGAAAGCGGCTGACTGGAGCATTACTAGGTTCATTACTCACTGGTTCTACTCATGAAACCTTACTTATTTGACCTAAAGCTAAAAGACACAGAGAAGCTGGATTGGAAAAAAGGCCTCTCCTCATATCTCAAGAAATCATACGGCTCCTCACAATGGAGAACATTTTATGATGAGAAAGCTACTTCAGAACTGGATCACTTAAGGAATAATGCAAATGGAGAACTAGCACCTTCTTCATTGTCGGAACAAAATCTAAAATATTACTCATTTTTGGAGCATCTTTATTTTCGCCTGGGTAGCAAAGGATCAAGATTAAAAATGGATTTCACTTGGTATGACGCAGAATACTCATCGGCCCAGAAAGGATTGAAATACACGCAACATACGTTAGCATTTGAAAAGTCTTGTACTTTGTTCAACATTGCTGTAATCTTTACCCAAATTGCGAGGGAGAATATCAATGAGGACTACAAAAACTCAATCGCAAATTTGACAAAAGCTTTTTCCTGTTTTGAATATCTatcagaaaattttttgaactcACCTTCAGTCGATCTTCAGTCAGAAAACACTAGGTTTCTGGCTAATATTTGCCATGCAGAAGCTCAAGAATTGTTTGTcttgaaattattaaatGATCAAATATCATCCAAGCAATATACATTAATCAGTAAACTTTCTAGAGCCACGTGTAACCTCTTTCAGAAATGTCACGATTTtatgaaagaaatagatgacGATGTGGCCATTTATGGTGAACCCAAATGGAAAACGACAGTTACTTGCAAACTGCATTTCTACAAATCGTTAAGCGCTTATTATCACGGTTTACAccttgaagaagaaaatagagTTGGCGAAGCAATTGCTTTTCTCGATTTTTCTATGCAACAATTGATTTCATCCCTTCCATTCAAAACGTGGTTAGTGGAATTTATAGACTTTGATGGGtttaaagaaactttagaaaagaaacaaaaggaGTTGATTAAAGATAACGATTTTATATATCATGAAAGCGTTCCAGCCGTTGTGCAGGTTGATTCCATTAAGGCGCTCGATGCAATAAAATCTCCAACATGGGAGAAGATATTAGAACCATATATGCAAGATGTTGCAAATAAATGTGACTCTTTGTACAGAGGAATTATTCCCCTAGATGTCtatgaaaaggaaagtaTTTActcagaagaaaaagcgACGCTGTTGAGAAAGCaagttgaagaaactgAGACAGCAAATTTGGAATATTCTTCCTTCATCGAATTTACAAATCTACCCAGGCTCTTGAGtgatttggaaaaacaATTTAGTGACGGAAATATTTTCTCGAATACGGATACACAGGGACAATTGATGAGGGACCAAATTCAGACATGGTGTAAATTTATCCAAACAAATGAATTTAGGGATATAGAAGAACAGATGAACAAaattgttttcaaaaggaaacaaattttagaaatCCTTTCTGCCTTACCCAATgatcaaaaagaaaatgttacAAAACTAAAATCTTCTTTAGTAGCTGCTTCAAACTCAGACGAAAAATTGTTCGCATGCGTAAAACCACATATTGTCGAGATCAATCTATTGAATGACAATGGAAAaatatggaagaagtttGACGAATTTAATCGCAATACGCCTCCACAACCTAGCCTATTGGATATCGATGATACCAAAAACGACAAGATATTAGAGTTGTTAAAACAAGTAAAGGGCCATGCGGAAGACTTAAGAACATTGAAAGAGGAACGTTCGAGAAATTTGTCTGAACTAAGAGACGAAATCAACAACGATGATATCACAAAATTATTAATTATTAATAAGGGGAAATCCGATGTTGAGCTCAAAGATTTATTCGAGGTGGAACTGGAGAAATTCGAGCCTTTGAGCACAAGAATAGAGGCGACAATTTACAAACAATCTTCAATGATAGATGACATCAAAGCCAAGCtagatgaaatttttcacctttcaaatttcaagGATAAATCTTCTggggaagaaaaatttttagaagatcgtaagaatttttttgataagcTGCAAGAAGCAGTGAAATCATTCAGTATTTTTGCATCCGACTTGCCAAAAGGAATAGAGTTCTATGATTCATTATTCAATATGAGTAGAGACTTAGCAGAAAGAGTGAGAGTTGCAAAGCAGACCGAGGATTCAACAGCTAATTCTCCCGCTCCTCCCCTCCCTCCACTTGATTCTAAAGCGTCTGTCGTTGGGGGTCCTCCATTACTGCCCCAAAAAAGTGCAGCCTTTCAGTCATTATCTAGACAAGGGCTCAATTTAGGGGaccaatttcaaaatctcaAAATAAGTGCCGGCAGTGATTTACCTCAAGGACCCGGTATTCCACCAAGAACTTATGAAGCTTCGCCATATGCTGCAACGCCTACTATGGCAGCCCCACCAGTACCACCGAAACAATCGCAAGAGGATATGTACGACTTGAGAAGACGTAAAGCAGTTGAAAACGAAGAACGTGAACTGCAAGAGAATCCTACGTCCTTTTACAATAGACCCTCtgtttttgatgaaaatatgtACTCCAAATACAGCAGTTAGGTGCATTTCTTATTTCTTAATTTTATTgtagcttttttttttcaactaaTATGataattatatatataccgGATTTGTTGAAAGCCAGTTTTGCAAGGATAAAGAAACTGCGATTTAGCAAAAGTCCCTTTAATGCTTCTTCCATCTTTGATCTACTTTCTTTTGAGTATTAGGTGTATACCATACACTTTCAGATCCAAAATCAGCCTCGGACATTTTTACAAACGAAATAAGGCCATTATCCATAATAGCGATAATAAAGCTCCGATATCCCGTCTTCAATCTACGATTTTGCTGTATGTGAGGTGGGTACgcctttctcttctttttcgtGCTAGACTGtgcagtttttttttgaaaacttgcTTTCATAGACGACTCACTTTTTTCAGTTTGAGATTTCGCGCTCCTCTTATGAATATATTCCTTTCGTGGGATATCTTCAACGTAGGAGTTTGTCTCCCAATCGTCATCATCCTCGATTTCGCTTAAAAATTCGAATTTATAATCAAGTGAGGAAAACATAGATCGCAGCTCTTTATAGGTAGGAAAATGCTGAAGATCGTCATTTTTATTGTAAACGAAAACTTGGAAATCAGGAAGACCGGGGtctcttttcttgaaattagAATGGGGTTTCCATACTTTAAATGTCAAGGGAATATCCTTTACCTTTTGAAATTCCCTATCAGATTGTGCATCCAATAGctcttttttattctttggTACAGCCACGGAACGAACAAGCCTATTTAAACCCTGGTATAACTGTGGTGAAGTCGTATATttacgaaaaaaaaaattccacTTAGAATAGAAGAAACCACTAAACAGCGATAACTCTTGTATTTTAAACAATGAAAGTAATCTCCAAGTGATTGCTTGTAAATTACTTCGttgctttttcaatggGAAAAAGGAAGTCTTGACTGCTGCTTCTTGATTGCTGGGTTTTAGAATAAAACCCAACCTTTTTAAATGAGCAAACACAAAATATTGGTCCATTTCCTGTTGCGATGAAAACAGCGAATACAAATCCTCCATACTGAGTAAAATCTCTGTTTCGTGCTTTGAGCTTTTGTTAGAGCCTGCTTCTAATCTATAATAAGGAAGAATAGTGCCTCTCTCTGCCAAATAAACAAACTCATGGAAGTCAAGCCAGAGTTCGCCTGTGCTATCAGCCCTTCCCATCGTTTGCATAAAGCTGCCTTTGGGTTTAAGTAGAACGGCTTGATGTTTATGGGGAACATAGTATCCTCTTACTTCAGATTTTACTGTTGTGCCTCTTATTGAGTCTGATATGGTATCAAACATGGCTTTACTTGCATTATAGAGAAGCAGATCTTGCAAATTAGTCCCATCTGGTTCATAGTCTTTTTCACCCCTCTTTGGAAGTGAAAGAGCAGCATTTTTGCTAACGAGCGATGCGAGTTGCGACCAATCTTGTTgtagttcttcttcttcttcttcttcttcttcaaagccCGGATTAGATGTGGTCACTTGATCAGTTTTCTTCCCAGCGAATTGCATTTAAATTGGCAGAAGAACAGAGGTTTTATGTATGTTTATATCCAAACGTTTCGATAGCTCAaatgaataatttttcatactGAGATGAAGCTCTGCAGAGTTCGACTAAACTGTTTCTAGTTTCCCTTTGGCGCAACTTAactatgaaaaataataaaataaaaaaaaagtccaAGCCATAATCAATAGACAGCTAATAACCTGAATTTTAACAAGAGAATATGAAAACATTATCAATACTGATTTGAATATACCCGTAAATTCTATAAGACTCCATTAATATACCGTATTATATTACAAGTTGATAATAC is a genomic window of Saccharomyces cerevisiae S288C chromosome XVI, complete sequence containing:
- the SEN54 gene encoding tRNA splicing endonuclease subunit SEN54 (Subunit of the tRNA splicing endonuclease; tRNA splicing endonuclease (Sen complex) is composed of Sen2p, Sen15p, Sen34p, and Sen54p; Sen complex also cleaves the CBP1 mRNA at the mitochondrial surface); this translates as MQFAGKKTDQVTTSNPGFEEEEEEEEELQQDWSQLASLVSKNAALSLPKRGEKDYEPDGTNLQDLLLYNASKAMFDTISDSIRGTTVKSEVRGYYVPHKHQAVLLKPKGSFMQTMGRADSTGELWLDFHEFVYLAERGTILPYYRLEAGSNKSSKHETEILLSMEDLYSLFSSQQEMDQYFVFAHLKRLGFILKPSNQEAAVKTSFFPLKKQRSNLQAITWRLLSLFKIQELSLFSGFFYSKWNFFFRKYTTSPQLYQGLNRLVRSVAVPKNKKELLDAQSDREFQKVKDIPLTFKVWKPHSNFKKRDPGLPDFQVFVYNKNDDLQHFPTYKELRSMFSSLDYKFEFLSEIEDDDDWETNSYVEDIPRKEYIHKRSAKSQTEKSESSMKASFQKKTAQSSTKKKRKAYPPHIQQNRRLKTGYRSFIIAIMDNGLISFVKMSEADFGSESVWYTPNTQKKVDQRWKKH
- the BRO1 gene encoding Bro1p (Cytoplasmic class E vacuolar protein sorting (VPS) factor; coordinates protein sorting and deubiquitination in the multivesicular body (MVB) pathway by recruiting Doa4p to endosomes; required for ESCRT-dependent transport of ubiquitinated cargo to the vacuole; localizes to extracellular vesicles during heat conditioning with proposed function in thermotolerance; orthologous to mammalian ESCRT-associated protein ALIX (PDCD6IP)) produces the protein MKPYLFDLKLKDTEKLDWKKGLSSYLKKSYGSSQWRTFYDEKATSELDHLRNNANGELAPSSLSEQNLKYYSFLEHLYFRLGSKGSRLKMDFTWYDAEYSSAQKGLKYTQHTLAFEKSCTLFNIAVIFTQIARENINEDYKNSIANLTKAFSCFEYLSENFLNSPSVDLQSENTRFLANICHAEAQELFVLKLLNDQISSKQYTLISKLSRATCNLFQKCHDFMKEIDDDVAIYGEPKWKTTVTCKLHFYKSLSAYYHGLHLEEENRVGEAIAFLDFSMQQLISSLPFKTWLVEFIDFDGFKETLEKKQKELIKDNDFIYHESVPAVVQVDSIKALDAIKSPTWEKILEPYMQDVANKCDSLYRGIIPLDVYEKESIYSEEKATLLRKQVEETETANLEYSSFIEFTNLPRLLSDLEKQFSDGNIFSNTDTQGQLMRDQIQTWCKFIQTNEFRDIEEQMNKIVFKRKQILEILSALPNDQKENVTKLKSSLVAASNSDEKLFACVKPHIVEINLLNDNGKIWKKFDEFNRNTPPQPSLLDIDDTKNDKILELLKQVKGHAEDLRTLKEERSRNLSELRDEINNDDITKLLIINKGKSDVELKDLFEVELEKFEPLSTRIEATIYKQSSMIDDIKAKLDEIFHLSNFKDKSSGEEKFLEDRKNFFDKLQEAVKSFSIFASDLPKGIEFYDSLFNMSRDLAERVRVAKQTEDSTANSPAPPLPPLDSKASVVGGPPLLPQKSAAFQSLSRQGLNLGDQFQNLKISAGSDLPQGPGIPPRTYEASPYAATPTMAAPPVPPKQSQEDMYDLRRRKAVENEERELQENPTSFYNRPSVFDENMYSKYSS